Below is a window of Leucobacter sp. Psy1 DNA.
CGGCGAAGCCCTCGGTCGCGATCTCGTCGCAACGCTCACCGAGACCCGTCCCGAGCTCGTCGGCTGACGCGAGCGAGAGCCGGTGGGCCATCGAGCGATCCTTGTAGGCTCTGAGATATGCGCCTGATCCTCGCCTCCACCTCGCCCGCACGGCTCTCGGTGCTCCGCGCCGCGGGCATCGAGCCGCTCTGCTTCTCGCCGGAGGTCGATGAAGAGGCCGAGGTCGCGGCGCGCGAAGCGGCTGAGGATCGCCGCCTGACGGCGCCGGAGCTCGTCGAGTACCTGGGCAGGCTGAAAGCAGAGGACGTGGTGCGGCGCTACGGGGACGAGATCCGCGCTGCCGGGGGTGGTCTCGTGCTCGGCGGTGACTCCGCCTTCCTGCTCGACGGGGAGATCCTCGGAAAGCCGCATCTGCCCGGGGTCGCGCTCGACCGCTCGAAGCAGCACCGCGGTCGGACCGGCGTGCTGCACTCCGGGCACTGGCTCATCGACTGCACCGATGTCGCAGGTCAGGCTGGGGCGGAGACGCGGGGGCTCGGCGCCGTCGACACGGCGACCGTCACCCTGGCGGAGGATGTCACCGATGCCGAGCTCGCAGCCTACGTCGCGACAGGCGAACCGCTCGAACTCGCGGGGGGCTTTGCGATCGACGGGCTCGCCGGTGCATTCATCGAGCAGATCGAGGGGGCTCCGAGCTGCGTGATCGGGCTCTCGCTGCCCGCACTCCGCAACCTGGTTCGCGATCTCGGATACGACTATCCGGCCCTCTGGACGACCGCCGAAGGTTAGTCAGATGTTCGCGGCGAACTTCACGCTGGTGCAGCTCCGCTACTTCGCCGAGGCGGCGCGGGCCGGGAGCATGACGATCGCCGCGCGCAAGCTGCACATCTCGCAGCCGGCACTGTCGACGGCGATCACACAACTCGAACGCGAGCTCGGCGTCACTCTCTTCGAGCGGGTGCCCAGCGTCGGGATTCGGCTCACGGAATCCGGTCGCGAGATCTACCTCGATGCGGTATCCCTGCTGACGCAGGCTGAGAGCCTGTCCGAGCGTGCCGGCGGGCTGGAAGGCACGTTATCGGGAACCCTGCGGATCGGAATGTACTTGCCGATGGCGCCGTTCCGCGCTCCGACGCTCGTCCAGGCGGTCGCGCGGCGGCACCCCGAACTCGTACTCGAACTCGTCGAGGCCGATCACGACGAGCTCGTCCGCCTGCTCGACGACCGCGAGATCGATGTGGCCCTGGCGTATTCGATGGCGCCGTTCGAGGCGTATCGGAGCGAGGTGCTCGAAACGATCTTCCCGCACGCGATCGTGCCTCCGCAGCATCCGCTTGCGGGGTCGCCCGAGCCGGTCCCGCTGCAGCGCCTGGCGCGCGATCCGCTGATCCTGCTCGATCTGCCGCACACGGCGACCTACTATCTCAA
It encodes the following:
- a CDS encoding nucleoside triphosphate pyrophosphatase, which produces MRLILASTSPARLSVLRAAGIEPLCFSPEVDEEAEVAAREAAEDRRLTAPELVEYLGRLKAEDVVRRYGDEIRAAGGGLVLGGDSAFLLDGEILGKPHLPGVALDRSKQHRGRTGVLHSGHWLIDCTDVAGQAGAETRGLGAVDTATVTLAEDVTDAELAAYVATGEPLELAGGFAIDGLAGAFIEQIEGAPSCVIGLSLPALRNLVRDLGYDYPALWTTAEG
- a CDS encoding LysR family transcriptional regulator; this encodes MFAANFTLVQLRYFAEAARAGSMTIAARKLHISQPALSTAITQLERELGVTLFERVPSVGIRLTESGREIYLDAVSLLTQAESLSERAGGLEGTLSGTLRIGMYLPMAPFRAPTLVQAVARRHPELVLELVEADHDELVRLLDDREIDVALAYSMAPFEAYRSEVLETIFPHAIVPPQHPLAGSPEPVPLQRLARDPLILLDLPHTATYYLNLFRSVGVEPEVRFRVHGYETVRGLVGQGFGVSVLNQRIAHPRTYSGARTVVVELADDLAGLSVSLVRRTDEGSPRVEAFADVCRRLYGVPTEQSFSHNAEPTA